A window of Polyodon spathula isolate WHYD16114869_AA chromosome 22, ASM1765450v1, whole genome shotgun sequence contains these coding sequences:
- the LOC121297582 gene encoding S-phase kinase-associated protein 1, producing the protein MPTIKLQSSDGEIFEVDVEIAKQSVTIKTMLEDLGMDDEGDDDPVPLPNVNAAILKKVIQWCTHHKDDPPLPEDDENKEKRTDDIPVWDQEFLKVDQGTLFELILAANYLDIKGLLDVTCKTVANMIKGKTPEEIRKTFNIKNDFTEEEEAQVRKENQWCEEK; encoded by the exons ATGCCTACCATTAAGCTACAGAGTTCTGATGGAGAGATTTTTGAAGTTGATGTTGAAATTGCAAAACAGTCTGTAACAATTAAGACTATGTTGGAAg ATTTAGGAATGGATGATGAAGGTGATGATGATCCTGTTCCTCTTCCCAATGTTAATGCAGCTATTCTTAAAAAG GTAATCCAGTGGTGCACTCATCACAAGGATGACCCCCCTCTTCCTGAGGATGATGAGAACAAAGAGAAGAGAACAGATGACATCCCTGTCTGGGATCAGGAGTTCCTCAAAGTAGACCAGGGGACTCTTTTTGAACTCATTCTG GCTGCAAACTATCTGGACATCAAGGGCCTTCTAGATGTCACTTGTAAGACGGTTGCGAATATGATCAAAGGCAAAACTCCAGAAGAGATTCGGAAGActttcaatataaaaaatgacTTTACCGAGGAAGAGGAAGCACAG gtacGCAAGGAGAACCAGTGGTGTGAAGAAAAATGA
- the LOC121297320 gene encoding serine/threonine-protein phosphatase 2A catalytic subunit alpha isoform, producing the protein MDEKAFTKEIDQWIEQLNECKQLTESQVKTLCEKAKEILTKESNVQEVRCPVTVCGDVHGQFHDLMELFRIGGKSPDTNYLFMGDYVDRGYYSVETVTLLVALKVRYRERITILRGNHESRQITQVYGFYDECLRKYGNANVWKYFTDLFDYLPLTALVDGQIFCLHGGLSPSIDTLDHIRALDRLQEVPHEGPMCDLLWSDPDDRGGWGISPRGAGYTFGQDISETFNHANGLTLVSRAHQLVMEGYNWCHDRNVVTIFSAPNYCYRCGNQAAIMELDDTLKYSFLQFDPAPRRGEPHVTRRTPDYFL; encoded by the exons ATGGACGAAAAGGCGTTCACGAAGGAAATAGATCAGTGGATCGAGCAACTGAATGAATGCAAGCAGCTAACAGAAAGCCAAGTCAAAACGCTTTGCGAAAAG GCTAAAGAAATCTTAACAAAAGAATCAAATGTCCAGGAGGTGCGATGTCCAGTCACAGTCTGTGGAGACGTCCACGGGCAGTTTCATGACCTTATGGAACTATTCAGAATCGGAGGCAAATCACCAGACACAAACTACCTTTTCATGGGCGACTATGTTGACAGAGGTTATTATTCTGTGGAAACAGTCACGCTGCTTGTAGCTCTTAAG gttcGATATCGTGAACGCATCACAATCCTTCGAGGGAATCATGAAAGCCGACAGATCACACAAGTATATGGTTTTTATGACGAGTGCTTAAGGAAATACGGTAACGCAAACGTTTGGAAATACTTCACAGACCTCTTCGATTATCTTCCTCTAACTGCCTTGGTAGACGGTCAG attttcTGTCTCCATGGAGGGCTGTCACCGTCTATAGATACACTGGATCACATCCGAGCCCTTGATCGTTTACAGGAAGTTCCACATGAG ggtCCAATGTGCGACTTACTCTGGTCAGATCCAGATGACCGTGGTGGTTGGGGAATCTCTCCGCGAGGTGCTGGTTACACCTTTGGTCAGGATATTTCTGAAACTTTTAATCATGCCAATGGCCTTACCTTGGTCTCACGAGCTCATCAACTGGTAATGGAG GGGTACAACTGGTGTCATGATCGCAATGTGGTAACCATTTTCAGTGCACCAAATTACTGTTATCGCTGTGGCAACCAGGCTGCAATAATGGAACTCGATGACACTCTTAAATACTCCTT CTTGCAGTTTGACCCTGCACCTCGCAGAGGAGAGCCCCATGTGACACGTCGCACTCCTGATTACTTCCTGTAA